The sequence TAAAATATGCctctataaaattattttatttattcaggtTGCTTGCCCAGTCTAAATTATTATAACCTTAGGCAAGCGATTTATTGCttgggtgttattttcttattgataggcttgtgatcgaaaaaaataaattatatatgctcaaaatgaataaaaaatataaaataatatgcaaaaaaacattAGATTTGTTACACTTTGGATTGTTTGTTGTGTGCAATTGTAATGAATTGAAAACTTGACAGGTGTTACATGTGTGTTGGCATGTACGATTGCACACATCTTGTGGAATTTACTGCTTTGCAAACAAATGTTTTGCCCAAAAACAAGAAGACATATGAGTGACATTGattgacaagaaaaaaaatagtttgaaattaaaattgagGCTGTGTGGTCAAGGGctcataataaaaacaaataatacaAAACATGAATAAAACTCACAactgaattttctttttttgtggaaaagtttttACTTAACTGACTTAATTTTGTAGTTATATAGAATCTAATATTTGCGACATAATTCTTGCAAAAATAAGTCAGGTAGTTAATTTAAGAGTTAATGACCTAATcgaatatattttaaaagtagTCTTAGTTAGCTACATCTGTGACAAGTGGGTAAgtattaaaacaattttgatCATAAAATGGATGTTAGAAGTAATTCCAATAGATTTCAAATCGACTTGAACACTTTGCAGTTTAACAAGGGAATAGACTTTAAGCTGATTGAATTTTTGTTCCACTctgaaaatatcacaaaaaacacaaattgCAAATAAGTCGCATGATCGAAAGATCTTGCAAAAGATGCCttattttggaaaaaagaaattttaggtATACTGCAATTGCAGTAAAACCGCAACCATAGGTTTTCCCTACTGGGTGTGCTACTCAATCGATGTTTGAGCTGTCTGTCCTGTAAAGTACACATAATTTGGTCCCAGTGAGATTAATATGGTAGATCTTAGATTAAGGCTAAGAAAATCATGTCATAGCCATGTTTAAGAGAAAAACGAAGAAAGTTTAATTTGAATGCAAAACTAAAAACAACTTGTGCATATATTATACAGCAAACAATCATGAAGATCATTCATGTAAAAACAATCATGGAGACCATTTCTGCAAAAGGACATTGACAACATAAAAAAGGTCCGGAGAAGATTTACTAGGATGATCACAAGTATTGGTCATCTACCATACAAAGAAAGACTTAAATAATGTAATTTGATGTCTCTTAAAATGGGGAGATTAAGAGCTCACtgattactttttaaaactgaatgagaaagcagacttccattacaggtcacttggtctgaaagattattccacacttttgcagctttaAACGGGAAGACTTTTGTGTCAAATTCTGTGTTGActaagggaagtgtgaacctgttttttgaagctctttTTGTTTGGTGATTGTGGCAGTATTtgccaaaaggaattttgagcgcatttcaggagcaatgtgattcatggctatGAAAACTAATATATATGCACCGACGTATCCAGAGAGGTTTATCGGTATGGGATCACAAATTCTtatcccccccccaaaaaaaaaaaaaaactagtaAATTAAGTAAATATAAGCACTAAGTAGTATGTTTTCTTCAACATATTTGTGATCCTTTAAAATGATTAAACTGCTTGGATTTGATGTACATGCGTACATTTGATTGTTTTGAATTCACGAACCTACCACCATCTTTACTCACTCGTCTGTTTCAAAATAAATCGAGTGAACGATAGCTTCAGCCTATGTTATAGACCCAACGCTACATCTGTGAACGTAGGCTAGTTGAACGGTTTCCCATCAAAATCAATACAGCCCTGGGGACCAGGTTGGTAATCACAAATTTATTGGTCGATATTTGTATGTTTTCAGTGCTCAAACAATATGTAATAAAATGGCTGTTTTGGAGTGCCTCAAAGCCATTTTCCGGCGATCTAGGGACCTCAAAACCCAAAATTTCCCCTTCGGCACCAGCCTCATGGAGATACTAACCTAAGCAAAAAGTTGGTTAGTCCCAAAAAACTCTGGATACGTCACTAATATGGCAAATTATTCAGGCAATATTGCCTCTCTTTCCAAAGGACACATTTAAAtcgtcttttttaattttccccTACCCCTTTAGTTTTTTAGTTTTCCCTATCTACCTTAGATGGAACAAGCCCATGTATgacgaggagcagtagttgaaatatggcatgacaagtgcttGACActtcacacacacacaaaaaagatGCAAGGTTTCaactttagaatatttaattagtatatatttttatatttatgtcaATAATGTGCTCTTCCAATTGCATTTTTTAATCAAATGTTACCCCGAGATATTTAATTCAGCTGTCTTTACTTGGCCAGGTTTTGCTGCTAGCTagataaaaacaacattttaagtTTTCTATTCAGAATTAATTCAGGCAATTTCTTCCCCTGTAAATATTTGCCTCTTTACTGGTATTTTTGGTAAATAGTCTTAAGAGATGGGTACAGTTAAAATTATGTAGCGAGTTAAAATAAAGATATTTGAAAAAACGTACCTTGAATTCCTGTTTGATGTGACATTTCTGTGGTGACGATTTGTAAAAAATGGGTTGTTTTGAAACATCATGCATCATCTTCAATCGGCCtcgttttaaaactattttttgggGGCGCACAGGGGTTAAAAACACGGGGCCATTCACTAAATTCTAGTTGCAAACTTTACAAAAAGTTCAACGCTtttcttttatacaaatttataaaattctCACCAGCCTGGTCATTATTCCTCTTTTTCTATTGTTCTTAACAATAGATCTATTGCTTTTAACCTGAAATCTCACCCTGAAAacatattcttaatttttttaagaactattGTTTAGTTTCAAGAATTATGCCGTATCGACATAAATTATTCTTCTTTCTTCCGCCTATCGATCATGCGTACTTGATATCTCAGTAGGCgggtaaatttttattttgacgcAAATAAGACTATGTTCACACATTGCGGATAGGTTTTATTTCGGAATCGTTTTGTTCCGGAATGACGTGTGAACATGTTTTTCGAAAATCAGAGGAGCAGAATCATTCCCTGTTTCGTGTATCGGATAGCTTCGAAACCGTGTGAACgcaacaaaaatcatttcggAACGACGTCTATCCGCATGCTTCTTTATTACCTTTCTTATATGTTTGCTGGCGCAACACATTCTAACTAAAAAACGAAAGAGAAACCCTGGGTACGAGACTTAAAATGTTAATCAATTGGCAACATAATTCTTTGGCTGATATTAAGATCGAAagtgaagaaatatttttaatcctTGCCTCTTTTATAATggctattgataaataaaacataagAACTAGAAGTTTTAATTTTCAGATTCTGGAGGACAGTATTCCCCGCCATCTCCTATTACAAAAAGCTATAAAATAGGCCAGGGGTGTGCGTTTTTAGATAATACCATTCAAAAGTCTTCGATATTCTTCAATTTATCGAATTTTTTGACCGGAATTTGTTTTAATCTAGGTAACCCTAAAGATTGTAAATTATTTGCAAGCATAATTAAATCATAGTTCAAACTAAGTTCGAAAATTTAATACTTTGCAATatcctgaaaaattaaaatagttcATATTGACTATTTATACCTTATGGAAACTTCCCTGACGTGTGAAAGAAATTGCTGTTCTTCTTGAgtttttttctgacattttgacaatattttgaaaattcggaACAATTCCCGACATTCCTGACAGAGCGAGAGACTCTGTTTAATAAGGTGTAAAATACCCGCTTCGTTTCCAAGATTTTTTACTCAGATTGAAAAAAACGATGAGAAATTAGAACGTCCATTATGTTTTCTTTCACTCaacttttttttccaatatgATGATCGTAATATAATCCCCTGGAAGGAACGTTTGTAAATAATTAGAATAATTAGAGATAATTATTCCCAAGTAATCTTCAGCAGTCAAAAACGATAATCGCTGTCTGAAATAAGCGCAGACAATAAAGttgatgtgttttttatgtCATAAGTAATGAGAATTTGAAATCAGGTTGGGATATGCTGATGCGAAAAACAAAGTCAGGCTTAGGGCATGCTTACGTTATGCTTAGTGGAGCATGAAATTCAAAACTTGAACGTTGTCTTATGGGATAGCAGAATATAATGAATGGCTCTATTTTTAGCTTTATAAGAACAACGACAAAACTTAAGGTATATTTACACAAGGCCAAGTTCAGAAAATAACCCATAACACGAAATAAACGCACATCAGAAAGATTCATCAATACTGGACTGGACAATATGCTTAacatgtgttttaaaaattctgaATGTTTACAAGCGTTATGCTTAAAAAAGATGACATTTTCCTCGCTGGCTTTAAAATACCTTACCCGAATCAATTTCTGATGCTTAATTAGCGAGCTAAAAGTGTGGGTTTGTATTGTACCCGAAAACAGTCAattcaattaaaaaaactagtaatcgaaatattttaacttaatGAGTGATATGACGCGTGAAAATTTCTACAAAAAATTCTGTAGTtggcaaaaataaaatacacccTTTTTATCCTGCATCTTTTACCTGTATATTACAACCTGCTTTCACATAAATATCTTGCACTCTACTTTTGTCATAGCGATTTACAATAACTGGCGCATAATTGTCTTTTATTTTGATTCCAGTAATATCTCTCGCAGCTAAAATACCATATTGTTTGGTGTTCTTTCCGCAAGGCTTCTTTTTCTCCATTCTTCCTTTTATATCTTGCATTAGAAAAGGAgtctttagtttttttatgtCGTACGATTCTATTTTATGTACAGGCAGGTCCATGCTTACTTCATCGGTTTCGCTGCAGTGACTACAACATCTCGAATGAAGTTTCACTGGATTTAACATTTCGATACCTATATTTTTATCTTCGCCTGTCTTAGTTTGAAATAATTCGGCGACCGTAACGTTGTGATATTTCATATTGACTTGATCTGCCTCGCTTTTTAATTCTTGGATGACAATATTAAGTTTACTGGGTGAGAAACATTTCATTTCACCAGATGTTTGAGAAAACTGCTTTTCTTTCGCATTCTCTGCGTTTAATAATGGTTGCACATCAACTAATGACCCCAGGTCTTTACTCGAAAACGTGGATTTTGATGTGCCTCTTTGAGTTTTTACATCATTCTTTTTAGGCTCTGCCAAACTTTTTTTGACAAGATTTCCTTCCTTTGTGGCTGTTATTGACATGGCGCTGTCATCTGGTTTGACTCTTGTTTCCATTGGTTTTATTCTAGTTCTGTTAACGTTCTTTAAAGATGTTCCTTCAACTGCTATAGTGCAACCCATATAACTCGGTATTACAACATAGGGGCGTTTAAACGCAAGTTCGAATCTACCAGTATCACATAACTTATTCTCACGCCGATCGAGAACAACTTTCAACGTATCCTCTATAACATTACGACACAAAATTTCGGTTACCGGCGTGCTAGCTCCCAATGCTGGGCTGGAGTTGATTTCGATCAACCATGGTTGTAAATCTTCGCTTAACATGAAATCGGCTCCGTACAATTCGAACGCGTTTTTTCGATACTCTAATGAGTCTTGACACGACTGCAACACTGCTATGATGGCATTTTTCATACCAGGATAGATAACTTCCTCCCAAGCTGACTCGTACCCTATATGTTATATAGAtggtttatttttgttaaattaatttttacaacacAATACAATTTAGTAGAAACAGTAGGCATAGCAGGCACCAAGATGTCTTTTTTGCACGAGGTTCAACATTCAGTATTGTTTGATTGTAAGACGTGCTTAGGAAAATTTACAGCTTGATTGATACGCCTAAAAACAGGCGGAGGTATTTTCAAAGTGTAAGTACGTTTTTTATATGCAATTCTATTTTTCGTTTCAACCTCTGTTGCTAAGGGCAAGATTATTTCTGATCTGACCCTTGAAGTTGCTAAGGAGTTGCCAATCGTAATATTTAGTCTTACACCTGctaattttaatgttattttgtcTGGAATAAACCAAGCGAAGAAAAACTGTTTTACAGTTAAGCTTTGGTTGCATAATCAGGGTGGGAACTTAAAActcttaaattttgaaaatatcccTGATATTTCTCAAATTTCCTTCCAAAGtagattttttaacatttttctcctCAATTTTCCAAATCTATATGAGTTgtcatatgtttttattttcaaaaaagagTAAAATTGCCACATATACATATTCTTTACTCTTAGCATTACCTTATAAAGATTTCGCCAAACATTCTCcattattttggaaaaatgTCCTCAAAATGTtctcaattttttaatgaatattTGACATTTGACACTATAAAAAAACTCTTGTTAATTCTTCATATTTTCAGCTTGGCCAGTTGCTAAGCAGTAACATAAGTTTAGACCCCAATCTCAACCTAAGGCCTGAGCAACTCGAAAAGGTGCAACACACGATCAAACTAAGGCTTGCTCTCTTTTATTGAATCTTTGCCTAGACTTTGCCAAGTTGTCTAACGTTTTGATTTTTTCAGATACTCTGGCTCGCAACAGAAAGATTTAGTTTACACCCAATAGAAGATTGAAAAGTGAAtgataaagaaaaacaacaacaacatgccTACCTCTTTTCAGCAGATGCATTTTAAATTCTTCACTGGTCCACATGTTAAAATCTGGTAAATATTCCGATCTTTCTCCCACTTCATAATGTTTTTGTATTGAATTGTTGGAGAGATGAAATTGCGCATCGAGGTTGTCCAAAGTAAATTCTTGGCCACAGAATCTGGGAATGAgcgaataaataaatgaaagaatgcatgaatgaatagaTCGATCGATTCCAGCAGAACAGAAGCAACAAAAACAGGAGGCTAGCAACATAGACAAACAGGGGACACACCTGATGTAACTGTCTTGATAAAACCACAACATCAATGGGTTCCAATCCGTGACGAGAAACCATTGTCGAATATCAAATTTTGTTCGATACACGAGAAACGGACGTTCTGAAGTCATAAAAAAGTACTTTACAGAAGAATAAAGAAatccaaaaacaaacaaacaaacaaaaaataaacaaaacaaaaacaaacaaaccaaaaacatacaaaaatacCTATGTACTTTTGAATCAcccatttattttctttattcgaTATATTACCAACCACATTTAAGATTTCATCCAATCGGTTTTTTATCTCAATCCCTCTTCCACGTGATTTGGCACCAGGCTTTAAAATCCATAAATTTTGGCATCCATCAATGGTAATTTGAGGGCAATATTTTTCCATCTGTTTTACAACATTTTCACATTCTTCAGCGTGTAACCAGGCGTCAGTTACCACAGCACCTTGGCTAAAAAAAGTGTCCgtgaaactattttgaaaaagaaCCTTCATGAATTATCTTAAGTTTTAAAGTTACATTCTCCACTTCGTGACAACTCTACTGCgccttcaaaacaaaaagtaaatcCAAAACACATGCAAGTATGGTTATTAGTTAATGTCAAGTTCTTGAACACTTTAATTGTGTAAAAGACATCTTTTGTACTCATCCTGGCCTATAATGTCTTATTATAAACTTTGgtttaaaaatcattattttttaaattttcaaacccATACTCTCATGTCTCATACCACGGGACGTCTTAACACCTTAACATAAAAACACTACTCGATTTTTACTCGGGGTTTAATAAGCGTCAAAGAGTCAGTCATCATAAAAGCTAAATCTAccatttcgacttttttattaataCCACCTTGTGACTAATCTGACTCTAATTCCTTGGCCAATTTTTAAAGAGCGCCCCAGCGAATACGATGAGAAGGCGTGCGTTTTTTTGGTTCGAGACGTCCGCGTCTCAGAGAAGCAAATAGTTCCTACTTCTTCGTAGCTAAGATTTCGCtgtaaaatctaataaaaagaaagacaaaaaagccattttttactcgtTTAGATCCGCCATTTTAGTTTTAGCATCTTTTtcgtttctttttaaaatcgaaaaaatgGTATGAAGCGACTTCGGTGAGAACTTACTGTGCTATTTCGTAGTAATGTTTAACTATTCTTCTCCAATTAATTTCATCCATGTCTTGATCATCCTGTACGTAGTCTTCTTCTATTCGCAGGTGTTGTTTTAAATCGAGGAATTTGTGACACTCCTTCATCACAAGTAGCATGACACTTGATGGTAGAAACTTCACCTTTTTTGTATTCTTCCTCTTTTCGCTCTCACCTGAACACGAAGATATGAATTTTGACCGTTTATAAGTAGGAAAACCGCAACAGTCTCTGCCTAGCGACCACCAATATCCACACAGTAACAGATCAACACAGGGAAGAACAGTAACAATGCTTTAATTCGAttagttcttttttttcttaaaaatattttgattgaaATAACTTCACGTCGAATTGGAAAAGGGAAACTGATTTGTTCTATTTGTGGAAATAGGCTTTAACTTAACCTTTTGTTCTATTTGTGGAGACTTAACTTAACTTTATTTCCAGAACTTCTTCTTCTGTCTGTTCCTTAATTTACGTTAACGATTTTTGGAATTCAATTCCCATCTGTGCTTCAAATAGGGTTGGCTTTTATCACTGTAAAAACATTTGAACTTACCgcttaaagaatttttttcttcttcatctttATTTGTTTCCATTTCCCTCCACATctctttgtttaaaataacaatttttaaaacgctTGTAATCGCTGTTATACGAAAGTCTTGTATGAAACCCTCTTGTTCTTCTAAGCAACATAATCGATAACATCGAGGAAAAAACGCGAGAGAATCCGTCTCAACAAAGTGATGCACGTTTTTCAGACTAGAGCACAGACCGGATTTTGTTGTAAAAGAACCGGCAGACGAGTAATGGTTCACAATTTGATCTTTATCTAAATACTGATGACGAATTTCATCGTTGCGTAGTGTCCATATAAAAGAAGGTTTCGAGTTTCTTACCATTCGTGACATTATACCGTACTGGCCATCACACAAAAAGCTGTTTTCCTGAATATTCTCACTGGTTTGGCTTTCTTCAATTTTGTTGTCCAGTTTAAGCATTTCGTCTTGCTTAAATTTTTTCTCAATCCAACCACGCCTTCGCAGGGCTGCTCGCAATGTGGCATACGGACCATTGCAGACGAATACTTTTTTGTTCTGACGAAGAGAGAGGGAAGAGAAGGAAATAAAATGCTTGAATAATTGACACATTGAAACAGCTATTCGCGAAATTTACGAATATCAATTCCTGtgaaatttggatttttttaatttttgaaaacgcTTTTTTCTCCAGATTTACCGAAAACTACATATATATGTGTACTTTACTTAGACAGTCTATATTTTATGTCCCTGATAAGCGGTATAAATATGTCATCAATTATAATTTTCGAGATTTGTTAGAACTTGTCAAATGCGCAAAAATTTCTGgcaaaaattagttcccgcgaaaattaattcccttaaggtagTCTACTGCATAATCATTACCTTTACAGCCTCAGTGGAAATTTTCTTCATGTTCAACATATGTTGATGCTTAGCGTCCAATTCTTCCGTTCGTTGAGGGAAAGTAAAGCTACGGACACGACGCTTAGCCAACATCTCATCACTCAGACGCTGAGAATTTTCCTTTAATTTTGATTGATCTTTACCTGAACTTTTTAAGTCtggaaaaacattgtttttaactaTTGTGTTTTGATGTTTTCTCTCTGATTCCCTAGGCGGTGCAGTTGGGCAGAATGTATTATTTGATAATTCTTGATGCCTTTCTTTGCATTGTGCAACTTCTGAAGGTTTTGTAGCAGATGGTTCTTTCAAAGAGGGCGCCATAttactttttgttctttttgatCTGTAAAGCTCTGCAGAGTCAAAACTTTtcgacattttttgtttttttcttccctCTTCTTTAATTTTCTCTTTAATCATAATTTGTTTAAGATTATCTGAACTTTTCACATCCCTGGTCACACCTTCTATGTCTTTGGTTTGTACAGGTGAATGACGGAGGTTTGGATGTACTGTACTTGGTCCTTGTTcaatctataaaaataaaatgaaatactaAATTATAAATAACTGAAAATTTAGTTAAGGGTTGGCTAGtatatagtttttttcttttatgtaaagcttacatgaattttttttaattttttgtttgttttaccctcacacaatttcaaaaaatataatattggaAATCAGATAAAAAAAAGACACGGTTTTTTATAAGGAAACCGTTTTTGGACCTGAGGCTTAATTTTCTTAGTAAATGTCTGAATATAGGCtcaatttttctgaattttttcgtaattttcaGACATTTTCTGTATTTATTAAAGTCTTTCGTTATTTTCAGGATAGGTCTTGTTAAGATGATCATTTGattgtaaaaagaaagttgATTGTGTTGTGTTTTGAAATTAATAGTGATTTAGTAACTGTAAATGTAAATATTAGGTCTTCAAAAATtggattttcttaaaattttctcaagattttgaggtttttgtggcccattttttttttataaaaaaatgtgtagaaaagaatttttttttcatagtaCAACCTAAAAGTGAAACTAACTCCATGGGGTACAATTTCCATTTGTTACAACATGCCGAATATGAGTTTCCTTTCATTAATTGAGAAACAATTACTAATGTTGAACCTCCAGCTTTGTTGCAGAAAACAGTCTCACAGGTGTAAACCTAGTTTTCCTTGAAGTTTTCTCAtcgaataataaataaaaaaaataataaacaatttaCAAGGTAATAGAAAGCTGGTCAAAATATCAGTACATACCATCTGCTTCTGACGCTGCATGTGAATGTTTTGTCTTTCCCAGAATCCAATTTTTAATTTGGCTGCAATTTTATTGCTTCCGTCACTAACTTTaggttgaaataaaaaacaggagttgattttttgatgtttttctttttttcttctttgtacAATTGAAGTTCGATTGTTCATTGCAAGCTTTAGACTTGTTGGGTTCAATGTAGGCACAAACGTCAACTGATCTTCAAAACTAAGCTTCGGTTTTGCTGGACTTTCTAAAACAAATTTGTATTTCTCAATAAATATCCTGAAAACGTTTGTAATTATTTGCTAGATGATTTTATTGTACAGGATTACTATACGATTCATTTTCCTTACTGGAAAATCAGCATTACGAAAGGTAGTTTACAGAGTGATTTCTCATAATGATAAACTTGACCTTTAAGGTCCAGATTGTTATGAACAATCAGAGTTAGTTTAAAGCATTTTAATAATCAGAAGtgcttcaataaaatttaggaaTTTAATATTTAAGCGGCACTATAGGCAACACCAACCACCTCTAAGAAGGCACCCAGCCACCAAATAACACTATAATAACACTATAGATCCACTTTCTGACatcagtttaaaaataaaaattacaaaaaggttCTGTATTAGTTTGAGGGATTTACGTCAACAACAGCTTAACTTCcgttttttcttttactttataATATTCTTtagtatttagtatttttattaaacttttcaATTGGTTAGTTAAAGGGATCcagaggtataaaatgatgttggacttatattatagagcttaaaaagttgattaacaagactttttaaattcttaaaacGACACTCGTTTGCTCGAGTATCATttagtcaaaaaaatttattgtaatcaattcacctttataatatctatgcattgataaagtttgaatgcataaCCCTTagcaggtctaaaattactgatgtcagaaaatgtcaaaatttgctattacttaaatatgacatcataatttatgcaacataattaaatctaaaaaatttttaaatgtgaataacttgagaacgaaaagagcttttaaaaatatttaaaaagacttgttaaccaactttttaagttctataatataagcccaacattattttatacctCCTGTTCCCTTTAAGTTAACTAACTCAGCAATAATTTAAACAcatcttatttatttaaacatcTCACCTGATAGAAGTTTGATGGACTTTGTCTCCTGTTGTTTACTTGTTGATAGACAATCATTTTGGTCAAGATGTACAGTAGCTTTTCCCATTGAGTTGTTGTTCTGACATATATATACTTATAACTACAATAAACGAAAATGAATgttctgtaaaaaaaacaaagttacaaaaattaaaaacagtttattaTGTTGCAGGACAAATGGTAATATGCAATTAATCATTAGTTTCTTTTGCAATGTGAATTTTAAATAGTatggaaaaatataataaataatgcaTAATACAGAGAATACTGGGTGATTAAGTTCTACATGTATTCACAGAGAATAATAgtattgtgttttttaaatcttgCAATTAGCCAAAATAggataaatattttaaagacccaaaggaaaaaatatgaatttctaaaaaaacctTATATAAAAAGACCACCCACATAGAAGTTAGAAAAtagcatttatatttttaaaagtataacaGACAATTACACTAAAcaactatttttcaaaaagttgtTATTCAAACATTACACAAGGGGAActaatcttttttgaaaaacaattatATATACCGTAAAcaggaataaaataaaatgtgatTCACTTTTTatgcagaaaaaataaaaataaaaaatgaaagtaaatgaaccATATTTTTAATGTGTATGTATTATTTTATGTTGAGTGGCTGGACTAAAAGATGTAAAagtgtattaaatatatatatagtcaAACCTGACCTAAAGTGGATAAAGAAGTCTTATATTGATATAATTTCTGGTCTAAAAGTGATGTATGTAAActttaagaaagaaaatatattaaatgCTAGTTGATCTGTTATTTACCATCAAATTATAAATGTATGTGAGAATAATCAAACTGTACATACTTTATATATCATTTAATTACTGGTACTTTGTTAAAAAGCTGTAGCTAATATGTTACATGTAAAGAGTCATGTCTATAGTTCATTTACCATTCTTTATTGCTTTTTTACATAACATTGTAGTGGAGACATTTGCCATAAGTAGATTACAGAATGGTGCCTAGAGGCTAACAATGAATAACTTTTGTCACGCTTCACTGGCTTTATTTGTAATAGTTAGACATCCCTAATcctcttttttacaaaaaaaaatacaaagcttTACAAAAGATGATTTTACCATAAAGTTTCTGTAAAAACGTTTAACTACTTTTTGTTTTctcagcattttcaaaaaatccatGTCTTGAAATATGCCACGCGCGATAGAACGTATTAATGCGccatgtttttgaaaaaaaaatcaaaacaagccAAATCGGGTTACCTTGCCAACACTTTCGGTTTTGGTTTCGAGATGGTTACAGCGGAagtaatttttccaaaaaataaataataaaacgtataaatttctttattttttatataattgacGACAAGTCATACTAATAAGAAAGTTGCAGGTCgttttttttgattaaaaacaATATACAAAATCTCTTTTGCTTCTCTGGCTTCTGTGAATTGTTCGGCAATATAATATGTGGAACCAAAACATAAACAATGATGTCCAGGGATTTACAAATGGCGGCGGATATCTTTCAGGAAGAATTAACAGCACAGCCATTTGGTGCACACGAA is a genomic window of Hydractinia symbiolongicarpus strain clone_291-10 chromosome 14, HSymV2.1, whole genome shotgun sequence containing:
- the LOC130624922 gene encoding tubulin tyrosine ligase 3-like isoform X2 — its product is MGKATVHLDQNDCLSTSKQQETKSIKLLSESPAKPKLSFEDQLTFVPTLNPTSLKLAMNNRTSIVQRRKKEKHQKINSCFLFQPKVSDGSNKIAAKLKIGFWERQNIHMQRQKQMIEQGPSTVHPNLRHSPVQTKDIEGVTRDVKSSDNLKQIMIKEKIKEEGRKKQKMSKSFDSAELYRSKRTKSNMAPSLKEPSATKPSEVAQCKERHQELSNNTFCPTAPPRESERKHQNTIVKNNVFPDLKSSGKDQSKLKENSQRLSDEMLAKRRVRSFTFPQRTEELDAKHQHMLNMKKISTEAVKNKKVFVCNGPYATLRAALRRRGWIEKKFKQDEMLKLDNKIEESQTSENIQENSFLCDGQYGIMSRMVRNSKPSFIWTLRNDEIRHQYLDKDQIVNHYSSAGSFTTKSGLCSSLKNVHHFVETDSLAFFPRCYRLCCLEEQEGFIQDFRITAITSVLKIVILNKEMWREMETNKDEEEKNSLSGESEKRKNTKKVKFLPSSVMLLVMKECHKFLDLKQHLRIEEDYVQDDQDMDEINWRRIVKHYYEIAHQGAVVTDAWLHAEECENVVKQMEKYCPQITIDGCQNLWILKPGAKSRGRGIEIKNRLDEILNVVGNISNKENKWVIQKYIERPFLVYRTKFDIRQWFLVTDWNPLMLWFYQDSYIRFCGQEFTLDNLDAQFHLSNNSIQKHYEVGERSEYLPDFNMWTSEEFKMHLLKRGYESAWEEVIYPGMKNAIIAVLQSCQDSLEYRKNAFELYGADFMLSEDLQPWLIEINSSPALGASTPVTEILCRNVIEDTLKVVLDRRENKLCDTGRFELAFKRPYVVIPSYMGCTIAVEGTSLKNVNRTRIKPMETRVKPDDSAMSITATKEGNLVKKSLAEPKKNDVKTQRGTSKSTFSSKDLGSLVDVQPLLNAENAKEKQFSQTSGEMKCFSPSKLNIVIQELKSEADQVNMKYHNVTVAELFQTKTGEDKNIGIEMLNPVKLHSRCCSHCSETDEVSMDLPVHKIESYDIKKLKTPFLMQDIKGRMEKKKPCGKNTKQYGILAARDITGIKIKDNYAPVIVNRYDKSRVQDIYVKAGCNIQVKDAG